Below is a window of Rhodopseudomonas sp. P2A-2r DNA.
TGACGCTGGGTCTCGCCGTGCTCGGGCCGCACTATGCGATCCTCGACGTGGCGCGGCAGGATTTTTCGCTGGCCCGCGAATTCGGCCTCGTCGCATCGATGCATCAGGGGCGGCGCGGCGCGCACGCCCGAGGGCTGGGGCATTCTCGTCGCCGAGGGGCTGGTCGGGCCTGATATCAACATCGTGCACGGCAACAATCTGACCGACGACGAATTGCGCCTCTTCGTCGATCTCGGCGTGTCGTTCTCGGTGACGCCGGAGAACGAGCTGATCCAGGGCCATGGCTTTCCGATCACCGGCCGGCTGCGGCAGCTCGGTGCTGCGCCGTCCCTCGGCGTCGATCTGGAGTCGGTGATATCAGGCGACATGTTCGCGGTGGCGCGGATGGCGCTGACCACGCAGCGCGCTCTGGACAACAGCGTGGAGCGGCGCGCGCGCGACGCGATTCCGTCGACCACCACGGTCCCGGTGCGCGAGGCGCTGCGTTGGGTGACCATGGAAGGCGCCCGCATGCTCGGCCTCGAGAACCGCATCGGCTCGCTGACCCCCGGCAAGCAGGCCGACCTGGTGATCCTCAATGCCACCGCCATGAACCTGTGGCCGGTGCACGATCCGGTCTCGACGGTGGTGATGCAGGCGGGTCCGGCCAATGTCGAGGCCGTGATGATCGCCGGCGCCTGGAAGAAGCGCGACGGCAACATGCGGATCGCCGACCGGCAACAGAAGCTTGATGCGCTGGCGGCGTCCGGCCGCCGCATCATCGATGACATGAACCAGATCAACAAGGCGGCATGACGTGAGCAAGACAGCAAGCATCGGTTGGATCGGCGTCGGCAAGATGGGCTTGCCCATGGCTGTGCTGGCCCGCAAGGCAGGGTTCGATGTGACGGCCTATGACCGCGGCGCCGAGCGGCTGGCGCTGGCATCGGGCGAGGGGTGGTTTCGGCCACCAGCGCTGCGGCGGCTGTCGTCGGCAAGGATGTGGTCATTGCTTCCCTGCCGGATGACAAGGCCTTGCGCGGCGCCATGCTCGGGCCGGACGGCGTGGTCGCGGCGATGTCGCCCGGCGCGGTTCTCGTGGAGACCAGCACCGTCAGTGCCGAGATCTCCGCCGAGTTGGGTGCGGCGGCGGAGGCCGCGGGAATTCATTATCTGCGCGCGCCGGTGTCCGGCAACGCCAGCATCGCCCATACCGGTGCGCTGACCTGTTTCGTGTCCGGGCCGAAAGCGGCCTTTGACGGTGTGCGCCCGGTGCTTGCGAGTTTCACGCGGGCGCAGACGTATCTCGGTGGCGCCGAGGAGGCGCGCTACGCCAAGCTCGCCGTTAACCTGATGATCGCGGTGTCCGCCGGCATGATGGCGGAGAGCCTGGCGCTGGCGCGCAAGGGCGGCATCGCGTGGCAGGACATTCTCAACGTGCTCGACGACAGCGCGATCGCCTCGCCGATGGTCAAGTACAAGACGGCACCACTGCGCCATCGCAATTTTGACTCGACATTTTCCTGCCGTCAGATGGCCAAGGACCTCGACCTCATTCTCGGCGCCGGCCACCATGTTGACGTACCGCTGCCGCTCGCTGCGCATATGCGCGAAGTCTACGGATCCCTAATCGCCCAAGGAGAGGGCGAGGTCGATTTCATCGCCCCGGTGCGCCTGGCCGAGCGTCTGTCGGGCCTCGGCGAACCCGATGGGGGCGGTGCAGCGTGACGAGGGCTTTGGAAAGCAGCATCATGGCTGCGGCGACGTCGGCCCGAAACTAACGACAACCAGTCCGGCGGGGCGCCGTTCTGTCTGAACGAGGTGCGAGAACACGAGGTGCGCGAGTCCGATTAACGGGCCGGCACAGGGGTGGAAACGATGGGTGTCATGGATCACGTGGCGAGCGTTGCCGATAGCCTGACCGCGATGTTCGGATCGCGCGTCACGACGGCGGCCGGGACGCTGGCCGGTCACGGCGGTAGCGAGGCCTATCATGCCGCTGCGCCGCCCGACGTGGTGGTATTCCCGCAATCGACCGACGACGTTCGCCGTATCGTCGAGATCTGCGCGCGCATGAACATGCCCATGGTGGCCTTTGGCGCCGGCACCTCGCTGGAAGGGAATACCGCGGCGATCCATGGCGGCGTCTGTCTGGATTTCTCGCAGATGGACCGTATTGTCGCCGTCCACGGCGACGATCTCGACGTGGTGGTGCAGCCCGGCATCACCCGTAAGCAGCTCAATGCGCAATTGCGTGACACCGGGCTGTTCTTCCCCATCGATCCCGGCGCCGACGCCTCCATCGGCGGCATGTCGTCGACGCGGGCGTCGGGCACCATGGCGGTGCGCTATGGCACCATGAAGGACAATGTACTGGCGCTCGAAGTCGTACTCGCCGACGGAAGGGTGATTCGCACCAGCAAACGCGCGCGCAAATCGGCCGCCGGCTACGACCTGACGCGGCTGTTCGTCGGCGCCGAGGGCACGCTCGGGATCATTACCGAAGTGACATTGAAGTTGCATCCCATTCCGCAGGCGATTTCATCGGCGGTGTGCAGCTTCGACACGCTCGACGACGCGGTGGCGACGGCGATTGCCGTGATCCAGTGCGGCGTGCCGGTGGCGCGCATGGAGCTGCTCGACGACGTCATGATGCGCGGCATCAACGCTTATGGGAAATTGTCCTACCGCGAGGCGCCGACGCTGTTCTTCGAATTCCATGGCACCGACGCCTGGGTGAAGGAGCAGGCCGACATCGCCGAGGAGATCGCCGCCGATCATCGCGGGCAGGGCTTCCAGTGGGCGACCGCGACAGAGGATCGCTCACGGTTGTGGCACGCCCGCGACAACACGCTGTATGCCGGCCTCGGCCTGCGGCCCGGTGCGCGGGCGATGATCACTGATGTCTGCGTGCCGGTGTCGCGGCTCGCCGAATGCCTGCTGGAGACGAAGAGGGATCTGGACGTTGCCCGCCTGATCGCGCCGATCGTCGGCCACGTCGGCGACGGCAATTTCCACGTACTGATCCTGGTCAATCCCGGCGACCAGGATGAAATGGTGCGCGCCAAGGACGTGCACCGGCGCATGGTCGAGCGCGCCATCGCCTTCGACGGCACCTGCACCGGCGAGCACGGCATCGGCATCGGCAAGATCGACTTTCTCGAACAGGAGCTGGGCGACGCTGTCGACGTGATGCGGATGCTGAAGAATGCACTCGATCCCGCCAACCTGATGAACCCCGGCAAGATCTTCAGATCCCGCCCGGCAGCAGCCGGAGTCTCGGAATGAACGCCTCCGCTCCGATGCCGTCCACCGACGCGGCGGCGCCGCTGTTCGAGCTGCGCGGCATTTCGAAATCGTTTCCGGGCGTCAAGGCGCTCGAGGACGTCTCGTTCGCGATCTGGCCCGGCGAAGTCCACATGCTGCTCGGCGAGAACGGCGCCGGCAAATCCAGCCTGATGAAGGTGCTGTGCGGCGCCTACACCGCCGACGGCGGCGAGTTCTTTCTCAATGGCCGCAAGGTCGAGATGTCCTCCGCGGCCGATGCGCGCCAGCTTGGCATCGCGGTGATCTTCCAGGAATTCTCGCTGGTGCCGTATATCGACATTGCGCAGAACATCTATCTCGGCCGTGAGCCGAAGGGCTGGCTGCCTGGAACCATCGACCGCGGCAAGATCCTGCGCGACGCCAAGGCCTTGCTGGCAACGATCGGATTCGATATCGACCCGTCGACGCCGGTGCACAAGCTCGGCGTCGCCCAGCAG
It encodes the following:
- a CDS encoding NAD-binding protein, which translates into the protein MAESLALARKGGIAWQDILNVLDDSAIASPMVKYKTAPLRHRNFDSTFSCRQMAKDLDLILGAGHHVDVPLPLAAHMREVYGSLIAQGEGEVDFIAPVRLAERLSGLGEPDGGGAA
- a CDS encoding FAD-linked oxidase C-terminal domain-containing protein produces the protein MGVMDHVASVADSLTAMFGSRVTTAAGTLAGHGGSEAYHAAAPPDVVVFPQSTDDVRRIVEICARMNMPMVAFGAGTSLEGNTAAIHGGVCLDFSQMDRIVAVHGDDLDVVVQPGITRKQLNAQLRDTGLFFPIDPGADASIGGMSSTRASGTMAVRYGTMKDNVLALEVVLADGRVIRTSKRARKSAAGYDLTRLFVGAEGTLGIITEVTLKLHPIPQAISSAVCSFDTLDDAVATAIAVIQCGVPVARMELLDDVMMRGINAYGKLSYREAPTLFFEFHGTDAWVKEQADIAEEIAADHRGQGFQWATATEDRSRLWHARDNTLYAGLGLRPGARAMITDVCVPVSRLAECLLETKRDLDVARLIAPIVGHVGDGNFHVLILVNPGDQDEMVRAKDVHRRMVERAIAFDGTCTGEHGIGIGKIDFLEQELGDAVDVMRMLKNALDPANLMNPGKIFRSRPAAAGVSE